One Branchiostoma floridae strain S238N-H82 chromosome 15, Bfl_VNyyK, whole genome shotgun sequence DNA window includes the following coding sequences:
- the LOC118432166 gene encoding sialin-like, with amino-acid sequence METKLCNTRKRLQAQGWILSSFAVGYISSQVIGGSAARRWGGKWVLGFAVAVWSLIVHLATFFTPTFARTLYGLIFARICLGFAEGLGLPTIFHIFANTVPMEERSRAFGYLVASGSIGQTLASVVCPRLQWPMMFYSFGVLGFVWVATWVLCFREQPIDYDEELFLPPKILTSNLLWAIYSPHFAMNWSNYVVLSWLPTYLQRALGANANDISFTAFPYMVNSVVGVGAGHMSDWLGSRKNWTVLSVRRLMTSIGLLGPAMFILAFSTTNNLIVALLLVSVSMGPCACKSSGHMSNHADVAPNHAGITFAVSNTMARIPGIAHGPVTATLVTATGHWYPVFMVAAGVNMVGAMVYASQSSASQVL; translated from the exons atggAGACAAAACTGTGCAACACACGTAAACG GCTGCAGGCTCAGGGCTGGATCCTGAGTTCCTTTGCTGTTGGGTACATCAGTAGTCAG GTTATCGGTGGAAGTGCAGCCCGACGCTGGGGAGGCAAGTGGGTGCTGGGATTCGCCGTTGCCGTGTGGTCCCTA ATAGTACACCTAGCGACCTTCTTCACGCCGACCTTCGCCCGGACGCTCTATGGGCTGATCTTCGCCCGGATCTGCCTGGGGTTCGCCGAGGGCCTCGGGCTGCCGACCATATTCCACATCTTTGCGAACACGGTCCCGATGGAGGAACGGTCGCGGGCGTTCGGGTACCTGGTGGCCTCCGGGTCCATTGGACAGACTCTCGCCTCTGTG GTGTGCCCAAGACTGCAGTGGCCCATGATGTTCTACAGTTTCGGGGTGCTGGGGTTCGTGTGGGTCGCCACGTGGGTTCTCTGCTTCCGGGAGCAACCCATAGACTATGACGAGGAACTCTTCCTTCCTCCCAAG ATCCTGACCTCTAACCTGCTGTGGGCGATCTACTCGCCGCACTTCGCCATGAACTGGAGTAACTACGTGGTTCTGTCGTGGCTGCCGACTTACCTGCAGCGAGCGCTCGGCGCCAACGCTAACGACATCAGCTTTACAGCGTTTCCGTACATGGTGAACTCTGTGGTCGGAGTAG GTGCAGGCCACATGTCGGACTGGCTGGGTTCCCGTAAGAACTGGACGGTTCTGTCGGTGCGCCGGCTGATGACCAGCATCGGGCTGCTGGGGCCGGCCATGTTCATCCTGGCCTTCAGTACGACTAATAACCTCATCGTGGCTCTGCT GCTGGTGTCGGTGTCCATGGGTCCGTGTGCGTGTAAATCCTCGGGTCACATGAGTAACCATGCCGACGTCGCGCCCAACCACGCCGGGATCACCTTCGCTGTCTCCAACACCATG GCTAGGATTCCAGGCATCGCCCACGGGCCCGTTACAGCCACGTTAGTGACAGCCACAGGACACTGGTACCCAGTCTTCATGGTGGCAGCAGGAGTCAACATGGTGGGGGCGATGGTCTACGCCTCGCAGAGCTCCGCTAGCCAGGTGCTGTAA